In a genomic window of Gossypium arboreum isolate Shixiya-1 chromosome 9, ASM2569848v2, whole genome shotgun sequence:
- the LOC108454350 gene encoding 40S ribosomal protein S7-like, whose translation MYTSRKKIHKDKDAEPTEFEESIAQAFFDLENTNQDLKSDLKDLYINSAVQIDVSGSRKAVVIHVPYRLRKAFRKVHVKLVRELEKKFSGKDVILIATRRILRPPKKGSAVQRPRSRTLTAVHEAMLEDVVLPAEIVGKRTRYRIDGSKIMKVYLDPKERNNTEYKLETFSAVYRKLAGKDVVFEFPVTEA comes from the exons ATGTATACATCAAGGAAGAAGATCCACAAAGATAAGGATGCTGAACCAACAGAATTTGAGGAGTCTATTGCGCAG GCATTCTTCGATTTGGAGAATACCAATCAAGATCTGAAAAGTGACCTTAAAGATCTCTATATTAATTCAGCAGT CCAAATTGATGTTTCTGGGAGCCGGAAAGCTGTTGTTATCCATGTCCCGTATAGATTGAGGAAAGCTTTCCGCAAGGTTCATGTTAAGCTTGTGAGGGAACTTGAAAAGAAGTTCAGTGGCAAG GATGTGATTCTTATTGCCACCAGGAGGATATTAAGGCCTCCAAAGAAAGGTTCTGCAGTTCAGAGGCCACGCAGCCGCACATTGACTGCTGTACATGAGGCAATGCTAGAAGATGTTGTCTTACCTGCTGAGATTGTTGGGAAGCGCACTAGATATAGAATTGATGGATCAAAGATAATGAAG GTGTATTTGGACCCCAAGGAACGTAATAACACAGAGTACAAGCTTGAGACGTTTTCTGCAGTTTACCGGAAGCTTGCTGGAAAGGATGTCGTGTTTGAGTTCCCAGTGACGGAGGCATAG